A region of the Mesotoga infera genome:
CGGCGAAGACGCCGTTCTCCACAACCGGTATAAGTAAGAAGTCGTGATTTTCGACTCCTCTAGCATACCACTCGCTGCATAAATAACCATCTGGTTTGATCAGGAATACAAAGCCGTTCGAATCAGAGATGTCGTAGACCCCGTCACTGTCTGAAGATACTATCTCGATTCCGTTCGAAACAAGACAACCCTGAACAACCTGATCCCCTGAGTCGAGTACTCCGTTTGAATTAAGGTCGACAAAGACATGCCCTTCAATCCCGATAACCAAGCTAATAACAAGCAATACGAAAACCAACAAGAGTGTCTTTTTCATAGACGCCACCTCATATCGGACTAGCCGTGGACCGTTTTCAGCAGCTTTCTTACGTATCCGGTCTGGTCGTCGGCCTGGAAAACATTTCTTCCGTAAGCTACTCCCATCGCGCCAAGCTCAAGAGCCTCCTTTGCCATTTCAAAGGCATCCTTTCCCTTTGGTCCGCCGGCAATCACGACCGGCACCGGAACTGATTCCAGGACCTTAGAAAAAGACTCAAAGCCCGTGTAATAAACCTTTATCAAATCGGCGCCGAGTTCATAGGCGACCCTGGCTCCGAGTGAAATATATTCGGGGTCAGTGAAGTGATCCATGGCCTGCGGAAGCATTTCAGCAATAAGCGGCATTCCCAGTCTGCTGCATTGCTCAGCCACCCTGCCAATAATCTCCAGCGATGCATTTTCGCCGTCGCCTCCTATGAATCCCATCACAACGACTCCGTCTGCTCCTATTGATAGTGCATGTTCGACGGAAGTAGTAATTCTGTGGTAGTCAAACATCGTGGAGTAGTTAGTAGATGCGCCCGTTATTCTGCATAGAATCGAAACCTTTCCTCCAAGCAGATCTCCGTTCTTTTCGATAACGCCCGGATTAAGGATCAGTGCATCGGGCTGGCCGACAATAATATTGCTCAGAGTCTTTCTGATATCCCTGATGCCTTCTATTGGACCCTGAAACTGTCCGTGATCCATCGCTACGATTACCGTCTTTCCGTCTTCTTTAATTATCCGGTTCATTCTAATCAATTTTCCCGTCATGATATCTCTCCTATCATTTGTTCAGAACATATGTGCCTAGATTATAGTACATTCTTTCCGAAAAACAAAACCAAGCAAAGACCATGAGGTGCTATCAGGGAGGAGTGATGAGCGAATATTTCTTTCTTCATTTGGACCTGGTGTAGAGATGCTCCCGTTCAATTTCCGTTCTTTTCAGTTGATACGTCGAAAACATCCTCGGCGAACTGCAAAACTGATGCTTTCAGAGGCGGTTACAAAAAGGCATGAAGGTCATTGCAAAAAGCCTTTATGGCTTTGTTCTACAGATTCTGAAGCCGAGATTTGTAATGGTGTGATCCGGCAGACCTTTCGATCTCACATCGATGCTTACACCAACGGGACAGTCTATCCAGCTTCCTCCTCGCTTCACTCTGTATGCTGAAAAGGTGTCTGTATAGGGATTTATCTCTTCCGAGACGGAGTAGTTGATGTGATAGTCGCTTACCCATTCCCAGACGTTTCCAGACATATCGTATATTCCCAGTTCGTTCGGCGCTTTCGTCCCCACAGGATGGGTCATATTCCCGGAGTTCGACTTATACCAAGCTACTGAGTCAACCGAGTTTCCTCCCGATCTAGTATAGCCTTTGCTCAAGCTTCCGCCTCTTGCTGCAAATTCCCATTCTGCATCCGTTGGAAGCCTGTAACCCTCAACTTCTGAGGGATCTGAGGTCTTGTTGCCCGTTCCGTCAAGCAGATTGCCCTCAAAGTCGTAGGCAAGGGGCAACCCTTCCTTAAGGCTAAGCCAGTTGCAGTAATCAATTGCGTCCCACCAGCTCACATTGATTACAGGTCTAGACCCTCTTCCCCAACCCGCATCTTCTTGAAGTTTCCTTCCAGTCTCTGCGCTGAAAAAATCGTACTGGTCGAAGGTTACTTCGAACTTTCCGATGTAGTAATCGTAATTCAGATTGATCTGTCTTACAGGTTCAATATCCACGCCTTCCTCTCTCCAGGTGGTTCCCATGAGAAAGCTTCCGCCGTTGACAAGAATCTGTTCCGGAGCTGAGGCAAAGAGCGAAGAAACTAGAAGAAATATGGCAATCAGTGAAAGCAATCTGCGCATAGAGAGGTCCTCCATTGATGATAGTCTCCAAAAACAAATCACTGTCGAGACCAGCGATGATTTCACTTTCACAACAAGTATATCAGTCGAGAAGACGCGGAGAGCTTTTTGAAAGGCCCGAACTGTTAGCACTGTCGGGTACCATACATGGGAATTTATGCGTTTTCGGCAGGCGTTGTCTCGGTTTAGAGGGAGACTCTAGTTTTCTCAAAACCAATAACTTCTGCCTCTGTAAAAGGAATATCTTCAAAATGAGGTTCTGTGAGAAATCTGCTTGAACTGATTAGTAAATCGTATGAAGTCAAATTTGGCCGGCAGTTGTGATTTTGATATGCACACACGGATAGTGATCATTCGTCATTAGAAACAAGAAGCGAGATCAGCTACCAACCTCTCTATCTTTCTCCCTCGACCAAAGCTCCACCATCCAACACTGGCCTCTCCGCAGATCTCTGCCCCTTTCTCTTTACAGATTTTCTTCATGTATGCAAGCGTCTGTCTCCTTCCCAAAGCTGCCGGGAAGAGACCCGTTGCCATAAGGGCAACCTTCTTTCCTTCGAGTGACTTCACTTTGGCAAGATAGCTCTTCATAGTATCTGCGGGTGCTCCACCATTCACTGGAGAGCAAAAGACAAG
Encoded here:
- a CDS encoding flavodoxin/nitric oxide synthase — encoded protein: MRIGIIAYSKTGNTLYVAEKLRDKLISAGKEASVIRLRSETPDLERYEGLVFCSPVNGGAPADTMKSYLAKVKSLEGKKVALMATGLFPAALGRRQTLAYMKKICKEKGAEICGEASVGWWSFGRGRKIERLVADLASCF
- a CDS encoding fructose-bisphosphate aldolase, with the translated sequence MTGKLIRMNRIIKEDGKTVIVAMDHGQFQGPIEGIRDIRKTLSNIIVGQPDALILNPGVIEKNGDLLGGKVSILCRITGASTNYSTMFDYHRITTSVEHALSIGADGVVVMGFIGGDGENASLEIIGRVAEQCSRLGMPLIAEMLPQAMDHFTDPEYISLGARVAYELGADLIKVYYTGFESFSKVLESVPVPVVIAGGPKGKDAFEMAKEALELGAMGVAYGRNVFQADDQTGYVRKLLKTVHG
- a CDS encoding formylglycine-generating enzyme family protein encodes the protein MRRLLSLIAIFLLVSSLFASAPEQILVNGGSFLMGTTWREEGVDIEPVRQINLNYDYYIGKFEVTFDQYDFFSAETGRKLQEDAGWGRGSRPVINVSWWDAIDYCNWLSLKEGLPLAYDFEGNLLDGTGNKTSDPSEVEGYRLPTDAEWEFAARGGSLSKGYTRSGGNSVDSVAWYKSNSGNMTHPVGTKAPNELGIYDMSGNVWEWVSDYHINYSVSEEINPYTDTFSAYRVKRGGSWIDCPVGVSIDVRSKGLPDHTITNLGFRICRTKP